The Meriones unguiculatus strain TT.TT164.6M chromosome 3, Bangor_MerUng_6.1, whole genome shotgun sequence genomic sequence GATGTCCTCAGGGGAGAAGTCCCTCATGTCCACTGTGAACTCATAGGCATCCCCCAGGGTCTTGATGCTGCCTTGTCCCCCGGGACGGGCTGCGGGAAGGGCTGCTAGGTGAGCCAGGTGCCGACAAGTCCTGAACCTGAAACCTGGGTCCCCGCTCTTGTCTTGGGGGAAATGAGTGGCTCTCTCAGACAGCAGCCCCTCTCCTCACTCATGCAGCCTTCCTTGTccctggtggtgatggtggtgtgtgTGAGCCTCACTCAGCTCAAGGTGTGTATCTTTGCATGCAAGTCCCTCCTTTAGCAATTCTGCCTCGGCCTGGAAGCTCTGAGGGGCCAGCTACCTCACACCCCCAGCGCCAGCCCTCTAGGACTCCCATCAGGACACTGGCCATATAGGACTACTGTAATGCTCACCCCTAGGGTCACCATTGCCCCCAGGAGGCCCACCTGTATCACAGCCACATCTGTGCTGGTGGCCAGGCCTATCTTGGCAGCAGCCACGTGTGGCTATAACCCATTCGGCACCTATCCCTAGCAGGTAGGGTGGCCAACCTCAGCAATGGCCCACCTgaggctcctccctcccctcagagcctcCCGCACTTGCCTGGGAAGGCCAGGGGCTCCGAGCGGGGCATCATGAAACTGCCAAAATCCTCTGAGAACATGCTCAAGGCCTTCTCCATGGGTGGGTCCTGGGCTGGAAGGGCACGAGaggctgaagaggaagaggaggaggacgaggaagaACGGAAGCTTCTCTCCGCTCTGAAGGCGGAGGAGGTCCGGTGGCTCATCCACAAGCAGCAGGACCCTGTCCAGGTGGGCAGGGGCTGGGCTGGAGAACCGTGTGGGTGCTGGCCTCCAGGGAAGCGTGCCGGGGCCCCAGACTGCCAGCGCTTTATAAGGCCCGGCTGTCCCTGGGCTCAAGGCCAGCCCCTTGTCTGCTGGCTAAATTTAGGCCTCTTCAtggcccagaggggcctggaaATCTTCTTGGGAGAGACAGCCCTGCTGACAGCCTGACACACGAGGGTAGGGTTGGAGGGCTGAGCTCACCGCCTGGCACTCCAAGCCCAGAGCTCCAGCCCCAAGGGCCTCAGGACCCGGCACGGCAGGGGGTGGATCCTGCCCTGTGCTTGCTCCAGGACTTTGTGGTTTGCTGTTTCCCTCACTGGGCTGGGACACTGCTCTCCTTTCAGACTGGTTCTCAGGCCCTGTGCTTCCCTTATCAGACTCCTGAGGAGACAGGGTACATGCAGGCGCCCTGttgctgagctccaggttcagctaTCTCTTAGGAATGGTTGAGAAAGTGCAGGGAGGGGAGACAGAATGCATGGGTGACCCCACAGGGACCCTGATCCCCAAACTCAGAACCTTTAGCGTCAAGAAAGCCGGCTGCTGGGGTTGGGCCCAGCTTCCGGGCAGGAGCAGATAATTCTATAACTCTCCTTAAAGTCTAGGAGGCAACAGTCCAAGCTACCTTGGGAGCAGAGTTAATGCCTGCCCAGGGGCACAGTAGTCACAGGTTTTCACATCCAGGGAGAGGAGAATGCCGGTGACAGGTGTCTTAGCTCTGGCTTCCAGGATGTCTCTAGGCACTGCtgtccctttcctcctccactgctcaaAAAGAGGAGCAGGCCAGTTTCTAGACCAGGAAATAGAGCCTCCTAGAAAGGGAAGGGCTGGCCCTAAGCAGACTGGAATGGCTGGGATTCCATCCAAGATGCGCCTGACCCTTGTGTCCAAGAATCTCCCTTCTTCCCACTGGCTACTGAGTAGAACCCCAGATTCCATGATGCTGAGCAGGAGGCCGAAGCCAGGCGAGGCTCTTTCAGGAGGGGCATAATCCATCAAGCAGTTTTGGAGAATAGTTCTCCAAACCTCACCCTTTCTTCCCATATAattgcctccttcctctctcccatgGAAGCCTCTGGTTGCTCCGATGCACACAGGGCTCCTTCTGTCCAGAGTCCCCAGCGCTTGGCAGTATGACATAATCTTTCTGTGTTCTGAGACCTCTCCGAGGTGCTCCCTCAACCCTGCGCCTGGGAGCATCAGCTGTCTGACCCCGTTACCCTGGGAGTTCCTGAGGGTGGGGACTCTGCCCCCTGTCTCTGAATCCACAGAGCCAAGACCGGAGCTGCGTCCCTGGTGGTACGTGAATTGAGAACAAAAACAGGCACAGTTGGGGCCAGAGTCACGGCAGGAGCTAGAGGATCTGTCACCCCAGGTTCCTGCTGGTAGTTTAGTTGCCCATCCTGGCTGAGGTGGGCCTGGCAGGGCTTCAGAGAGTCAGTCACCAGGACTGAGGTGAGTCGGAAAGAGGTGGGGTCAGGTGGGGGGCGCCCCCCAGAGCAGCCTGCCCGGGAAACAAGAGCCACCAGCTAAAAGCAGATACACTGTCATGGTGCTGAGGGCCTGAGTCACTGCTGCTGGGTGTCAGCTCTCTTCACTCCCCCACACCCGCCCACCAttccccctccttcccccctcccatcCCTGAGGAGTCATCCACATAAATATTGAGTCCTGGCTTCAGTGGCCAGACAGGACCTC encodes the following:
- the Hspb7 gene encoding heat shock protein beta-7, encoding MSHRTSSAFRAERSFRSSSSSSSSSSASRALPAQDPPMEKALSMFSEDFGSFMMPRSEPLAFPARPGGQGSIKTLGDAYEFTVDMRDFSPEDIIVTTSNNHIEVRAEKLAADGTVMNTFAHKCQLPEDVDPTSVTSALREDGSLTIRARRHPHTEHVQQTFRTEIKI